A region of Thioalbus denitrificans DNA encodes the following proteins:
- a CDS encoding ArsC/Spx/MgsR family protein, whose protein sequence is MARVLFFEKPGCIGNGEQKRLLRAAGHQLEVRSLLAEPWSAEELRRYFGTLPVSDWFNRTAPGVKSGTVVPERLSETEALRLMLADPLLVRRPLMRVGEERRAGFDPAGVDAWIGLTPAALGRDLEICPSTGGEPCDETPA, encoded by the coding sequence ATGGCCCGGGTGCTGTTCTTCGAAAAGCCCGGTTGCATCGGCAACGGGGAGCAGAAGCGGCTGTTGCGCGCCGCCGGCCACCAGCTCGAGGTGCGCAGCCTCCTGGCCGAGCCGTGGAGCGCGGAGGAGTTGCGCCGCTATTTCGGAACACTGCCGGTGAGCGACTGGTTCAATCGCACCGCGCCCGGGGTCAAGTCGGGCACGGTGGTGCCTGAGCGCCTCAGCGAGACGGAGGCGCTCAGGCTGATGCTGGCCGATCCGCTGCTGGTGCGCCGCCCGCTCATGCGGGTGGGCGAGGAGCGGCGCGCGGGCTTCGACCCGGCCGGGGTGGACGCCTGGATTGGCCTGACCCCTGCGGCCCTCGGCCGCGACCTGGAGATCTGCCCGAGCACGGGCGGGGAGCCCTGCGACGAGACGCCCGCCTGA
- a CDS encoding nitrogen fixation protein NifQ: MTTPSPNLAQETPLELRERLLAHAGGDPNDGPMASILSTWFTGGGALPAWLGLDPGAFHQLLAHHFPGLGTPAPPPHPEIDRERTGEYEELFTLLLRDRAGHTPSETWMAGIVAAGCLASDHLWQDLGLWNRGELSALMAHNFPDLAGRNVEDMKWKKFLYKQLCAAEGIYTCRAPSCEVCADYTHCFGPEE; encoded by the coding sequence ATGACTACCCCGAGCCCGAACCTGGCCCAAGAAACACCCCTGGAATTGCGCGAACGCCTGCTGGCCCACGCCGGCGGCGATCCCAACGATGGCCCGATGGCCTCCATCCTTTCCACCTGGTTCACCGGCGGCGGCGCGCTCCCGGCGTGGCTGGGCCTCGACCCGGGCGCCTTCCACCAGCTGCTGGCCCACCACTTCCCGGGTCTCGGGACACCCGCTCCCCCGCCACACCCTGAAATCGATCGGGAACGCACCGGGGAGTACGAGGAACTGTTCACCCTGCTGCTGCGGGACCGGGCCGGGCATACCCCCTCGGAGACCTGGATGGCCGGTATCGTGGCCGCCGGTTGCCTGGCCAGCGACCACCTGTGGCAGGACCTGGGGCTGTGGAACCGCGGCGAGTTGAGCGCGCTGATGGCGCATAACTTCCCGGACCTGGCGGGGCGCAACGTAGAGGACATGAAATGGAAGAAGTTCCTCTACAAGCAACTGTGCGCGGCGGAAGGCATCTACACCTGCCGTGCCCCTTCCTGCGAGGTGTGTGCGGACTACACCCACTGCTTCGGTCCGGAAGAGTGA
- the draG gene encoding ADP-ribosyl-[dinitrogen reductase] hydrolase produces MGDGAGPTNRSGSRHPQRPPAAIPELRRRAVGAYLGLAVGDALGATVEFMTPGEIREQYGTHRQILGGGWLRLRRGQVTDDTEMSLALGEVYLRHNAFPPGAVAEAFSEWMRGKPVDIGHTVRRGIIRFRTEGLCQVPENEMDAGNGAAMRCLPVALALLGASPEAVWSASRAQAHTTHHNPLSDAGTECVVELVQGAIQGAGLPWMAERVARLTAAHPEFRYDRKPTLNPSGYIVETLRVVFQALFGNDTFEAALVTAVNRGGDADTSGAILGMIAGALYGEEGIPRRWRQALLPEVREACETQALRLLAASPLGRAVEGERTRA; encoded by the coding sequence GTGGGCGATGGGGCCGGCCCCACGAACCGCTCCGGCTCACGGCATCCACAGCGGCCCCCGGCTGCGATCCCGGAGCTGCGGCGACGGGCGGTGGGCGCCTACCTGGGGTTGGCGGTGGGCGATGCTCTCGGCGCCACGGTGGAGTTCATGACTCCCGGCGAGATCCGGGAGCAGTACGGCACCCACCGCCAGATCCTCGGCGGCGGCTGGCTCCGCCTCAGGCGCGGCCAGGTCACCGACGACACCGAGATGAGCCTGGCGCTCGGCGAGGTCTACCTGCGCCATAACGCCTTCCCGCCGGGTGCGGTGGCGGAAGCCTTCAGCGAATGGATGCGCGGCAAGCCGGTGGACATCGGCCACACGGTGCGCCGGGGCATCATCCGCTTCCGCACCGAGGGCCTGTGCCAGGTCCCGGAGAACGAGATGGACGCCGGCAACGGCGCGGCCATGCGCTGCCTGCCGGTGGCCCTGGCGCTCCTGGGGGCCTCCCCCGAAGCGGTGTGGTCGGCAAGCCGTGCCCAGGCCCACACCACCCATCACAACCCCCTCTCCGACGCCGGCACCGAGTGCGTGGTGGAGCTGGTGCAGGGCGCCATCCAGGGCGCCGGCCTGCCGTGGATGGCCGAACGGGTGGCCCGGCTCACCGCCGCCCATCCCGAGTTCCGCTATGACCGCAAACCCACCCTCAACCCCAGCGGCTACATCGTGGAGACCCTCCGGGTGGTGTTCCAGGCGCTGTTCGGCAACGACACCTTCGAAGCCGCGCTGGTCACCGCGGTCAACCGCGGCGGCGACGCCGACACCAGCGGCGCCATCCTCGGCATGATCGCCGGCGCGCTCTACGGGGAGGAGGGCATCCCCCGGCGCTGGCGCCAGGCCCTTCTGCCGGAAGTGCGGGAGGCCTGCGAAACCCAGGCGCTGCGGCTGCTGGCGGCCTCACCCCTCGGTCGTGCGGTGGAGGGGGAGAGAACCCGCGCATGA
- a CDS encoding bacteriohemerythrin: MSLIAEVDRHYRLGVEDMDQVHREFADLVNALEQADKPAFAAGFGRLLAHTEAHFAAEEARMAASAFPATAEHRADHQRVLGDLHRFARQVARGRTAMARAYLREQIPAWFSLHATTMDSALAAHLKATRSRDAEA, encoded by the coding sequence GTGAGTCTCATCGCCGAAGTGGATCGCCACTACCGCCTGGGGGTGGAGGACATGGACCAGGTGCACCGGGAGTTCGCGGACCTGGTGAACGCGCTGGAACAGGCCGACAAGCCCGCCTTCGCGGCGGGCTTCGGCCGCCTCCTGGCCCACACCGAGGCGCACTTCGCCGCCGAGGAGGCGCGCATGGCCGCCAGCGCCTTTCCCGCCACCGCCGAGCACCGGGCCGACCACCAGCGGGTGCTGGGCGACCTGCACCGCTTCGCCCGCCAGGTGGCCCGTGGCCGGACGGCCATGGCCCGCGCCTACCTGCGCGAACAGATCCCCGCCTGGTTCTCCCTCCACGCCACCACCATGGACAGCGCCCTGGCGGCCCACCTCAAGGCCACACGAAGCCGCGACGCCGAAGCCTGA
- a CDS encoding SIR2 family protein, with product MPTPNLNELIDRLQGGSLVPYLGPGVLADVVHSDTGAPMPADSDSLILAMNGGQPMAPRLMWEFPRAAMNVELKRGRAAVNRFLTETYGDRGWSRAALHDWLAELKPAYVVDINRDTQLQESYATTPHLLVRGIARAGGTDYRFAIHQHDGSGYREVTQQEADAALPVLFKPMGSPLPEPTYIASDADYVDYITELMGGFAIPAFLKERRTGCQYLYLGLSLQRDTERMVMSDIVYSAGSPTGWALIPAPTDKERRFCARLGIEVVESDVADLLECAGAAGVAAA from the coding sequence GTGCCTACCCCGAACCTGAATGAACTGATCGACCGCCTGCAGGGCGGCAGCCTGGTTCCCTACCTGGGCCCCGGCGTGCTCGCCGACGTGGTCCACAGTGACACCGGCGCCCCCATGCCGGCCGACAGCGACAGCCTGATCCTGGCCATGAACGGCGGCCAGCCCATGGCGCCGCGGCTCATGTGGGAGTTCCCGCGGGCGGCCATGAACGTGGAGCTGAAGCGCGGACGCGCGGCGGTCAACCGTTTTCTCACCGAGACCTATGGCGATCGCGGCTGGAGCCGCGCGGCGCTGCACGACTGGCTGGCGGAACTCAAGCCCGCCTACGTGGTGGACATCAACCGCGACACCCAGTTGCAGGAGAGCTACGCCACCACCCCCCACCTCCTGGTGCGCGGCATCGCCCGGGCAGGCGGGACCGACTACCGCTTCGCCATCCACCAGCACGACGGCAGCGGCTACCGCGAAGTGACCCAGCAGGAGGCCGACGCCGCCCTGCCGGTGCTCTTCAAGCCCATGGGCAGCCCCCTGCCGGAGCCCACCTACATCGCCTCCGATGCCGACTACGTGGACTACATCACCGAGCTCATGGGCGGTTTTGCCATCCCGGCCTTCCTCAAGGAGCGGCGGACGGGATGCCAGTACCTCTACCTCGGTCTGAGCCTGCAGCGTGACACCGAGCGCATGGTCATGTCCGACATCGTCTACTCCGCCGGCAGCCCCACCGGCTGGGCACTCATCCCCGCGCCCACCGACAAGGAGCGGCGTTTCTGCGCAAGGCTCGGCATCGAGGTGGTGGAGAGTGACGTGGCGGATTTGCTGGAGTGCGCCGGCGCGGCGGGAGTGGCCGCCGCATGA
- a CDS encoding NAD(+)--dinitrogen-reductase ADP-D-ribosyltransferase, with the protein MDDHKTDNVPTVPAYARVPFNRCNLPAVILGSLTYQRHPVPLVLDGVAALHHRFFEQLDTIDDAGHRATHFMAHMSAHFSLEHPEEAGFVSGRGGKGRTRADYLRQVRGWSFDANGREGAVLKAWVTSRFGLLPRFHREPLGDYADNAYAAFLEEMCRGLYGTNALEAQLDLLYSYCQYELARRYPGETHLVLYRGVNRVGEHEVLGRQRDGGLRVLFNNLNSFTRVRERADEFGDYILTVAVPLAKIFFFTQLLPGRLRGEEEYVAIGGVYEVALTTH; encoded by the coding sequence ATGGATGACCACAAGACAGACAACGTTCCCACGGTGCCCGCCTATGCCCGCGTTCCCTTCAATCGCTGCAACCTTCCGGCGGTGATCCTCGGCAGCCTCACCTACCAGAGACATCCCGTGCCCCTGGTTCTCGATGGCGTCGCAGCGCTCCACCACCGTTTTTTCGAGCAACTCGACACCATCGACGATGCCGGGCACCGCGCCACCCACTTCATGGCCCACATGTCCGCCCACTTCAGCCTTGAGCATCCCGAGGAGGCGGGTTTCGTGTCGGGGCGGGGGGGCAAGGGGCGCACCCGGGCCGACTACCTGCGCCAGGTGCGTGGCTGGTCCTTCGACGCCAATGGCCGGGAGGGCGCGGTGCTCAAGGCCTGGGTGACCTCCCGCTTCGGCCTGTTGCCGCGTTTTCACCGCGAACCGCTGGGCGACTACGCGGATAACGCCTACGCCGCCTTTCTCGAAGAGATGTGCCGCGGCCTCTACGGGACCAATGCCCTGGAGGCGCAGCTCGACCTGCTCTACAGCTATTGCCAGTACGAACTGGCGCGGCGGTATCCCGGAGAGACCCACCTTGTTCTCTACCGTGGCGTGAACCGCGTCGGTGAGCACGAAGTGCTCGGGCGGCAGCGTGACGGAGGTCTGCGGGTGCTGTTCAACAACCTCAACTCATTCACCCGTGTCCGGGAGCGCGCAGACGAGTTCGGCGACTACATCCTCACCGTGGCGGTACCGCTGGCGAAGATCTTCTTCTTCACGCAGCTGCTGCCGGGACGGCTGCGCGGCGAGGAGGAGTACGTGGCCATCGGCGGGGTTTACGAAGTGGCGCTTACGACCCACTGA
- the nifH gene encoding nitrogenase iron protein produces the protein MALRQCAIYGKGGIGKSTTTQNLVSALAEAGKKVMIVGCDPKADSTRLILHAKAQETIMHLAAEAGSVEDLELEDVLKAGYAGIKCVESGGPEPGVGCAGRGVITAINFLEEEGAYEEDLDFVFYDVLGDVVCGGFAMPIRENKAQEIYIVVSGEMMAMYAANNISKGIVKYASSGGVRLAGLICNSRNTAREDELIEELARRLGTQMIHFVPRDNEVQRAEIRRMTVIEYNPQAKQADEYRALARKIIDNKMFVVPTPLTMDELEEVMMDFGILDEEDESIVGKSAADELVAGATA, from the coding sequence ATGGCATTGCGTCAGTGTGCAATCTACGGAAAGGGCGGTATCGGCAAATCCACCACGACCCAGAACCTGGTTTCGGCCCTCGCCGAAGCGGGCAAGAAGGTGATGATCGTGGGCTGCGACCCCAAGGCCGATTCCACTCGCCTCATTCTTCATGCCAAGGCCCAGGAGACCATCATGCACCTGGCCGCCGAGGCCGGTTCCGTGGAGGACCTGGAGCTGGAGGACGTGTTGAAGGCCGGTTACGCCGGCATCAAGTGCGTGGAGTCCGGCGGTCCCGAGCCGGGCGTGGGCTGCGCCGGCCGCGGTGTGATCACCGCCATCAACTTCCTGGAGGAAGAGGGCGCGTACGAAGAGGACCTGGACTTCGTCTTCTACGACGTGCTCGGCGACGTGGTGTGCGGCGGTTTCGCCATGCCCATCCGTGAGAACAAGGCCCAGGAGATCTACATCGTGGTCTCCGGCGAGATGATGGCCATGTATGCGGCCAACAACATCTCCAAGGGCATCGTGAAGTATGCCAGCTCCGGCGGCGTGCGCCTGGCCGGCCTCATCTGCAACAGCCGCAACACGGCCCGCGAGGACGAGCTCATCGAGGAGCTGGCCCGTCGCCTCGGCACCCAGATGATCCACTTCGTGCCCCGCGACAACGAGGTGCAGCGCGCCGAGATTCGCCGCATGACGGTCATCGAGTACAACCCGCAGGCCAAGCAGGCCGACGAGTACCGCGCTCTCGCCCGCAAGATCATCGACAACAAGATGTTCGTCGTTCCCACCCCGCTGACCATGGATGAGCTGGAGGAGGTGATGATGGACTTCGGCATCCTCGACGAAGAGGACGAGAGCATCGTCGGCAAGTCTGCCGCGGACGAGTTGGTTGCCGGGGCGACAGCCTGA
- the nifD gene encoding nitrogenase molybdenum-iron protein alpha chain, whose amino-acid sequence MAAMTREETEALIQEVLEVYPEKARKDRAKHLTVNDQSVEQSKKCITSNRKSLPGVMTVRGCAYAGSKGVVWGPVKDMIHISHGPVGCGQYSRAGRRNYYVGVTGINTFGTMNFTSDFQEKDIVFGGDKKLDKLIDEIEGLFPLNKGISVQSECPIGLIGDDIEAVSKKKGAEISKPVVPVRCEGFRGVSQSLGHHIANDAIRDWVLGNRDDQAFESTPYDVTIIGDYNIGGDAWASRTLLEEMGLRVIAQWSGDGTLAEMENTPKAKLNLLHCYRSMNYISRHMEEKYGIPWMEYNFFGPTKIAESLRKIAAFFDDRIKEGAERVIEKYKAEYEAVIAKYRPRLEGKRVMLYVGGLRPRHVIGAYEDLGMEVVGTGYEFAHNDDYDRTIKEMGNATLIYDDVTGFEFEEFVKKVKPDLIGSGIKEKYIFQKMGIPFRQMHSWDYSGPYHGYDGFAIFARDMDMTLNNPCWSKLKAPWQKASEQAEAAAASA is encoded by the coding sequence ATGGCAGCAATGACGCGCGAAGAGACCGAAGCCCTTATCCAGGAGGTGCTCGAGGTCTATCCGGAAAAGGCCCGGAAGGACCGTGCCAAGCACCTCACGGTCAACGACCAGTCGGTCGAGCAGTCGAAGAAGTGCATCACCTCCAACCGCAAGTCCCTGCCGGGCGTGATGACCGTCCGCGGCTGCGCCTACGCCGGCTCCAAGGGCGTGGTGTGGGGTCCGGTGAAGGACATGATCCACATCTCCCACGGGCCGGTGGGCTGCGGTCAGTACTCCCGCGCCGGGCGCCGCAACTACTACGTGGGCGTCACCGGCATCAACACCTTCGGCACCATGAACTTCACCTCGGATTTCCAGGAGAAGGACATCGTGTTCGGCGGTGACAAGAAGCTGGACAAGCTCATCGACGAGATCGAGGGCCTGTTCCCGCTGAACAAGGGCATCTCGGTGCAGTCGGAGTGCCCCATCGGGCTCATCGGCGACGACATCGAGGCGGTCTCCAAGAAGAAGGGCGCGGAGATCAGCAAGCCGGTGGTGCCGGTACGCTGCGAGGGCTTCCGCGGCGTGTCCCAGTCGCTGGGTCACCACATCGCCAACGACGCCATCCGTGACTGGGTGCTGGGCAACCGCGACGACCAGGCCTTCGAGTCCACCCCCTACGATGTCACCATCATCGGCGACTACAACATCGGCGGCGACGCCTGGGCCTCCCGCACGCTGCTCGAGGAGATGGGGCTGCGTGTCATCGCCCAGTGGTCCGGCGACGGCACCCTGGCGGAGATGGAGAACACCCCGAAGGCGAAGCTGAACCTGCTCCACTGCTACCGCTCCATGAACTACATCTCCCGCCACATGGAGGAGAAGTACGGGATTCCGTGGATGGAGTACAACTTCTTCGGACCCACCAAGATCGCCGAGAGCCTGCGCAAGATCGCCGCGTTCTTCGACGACAGGATCAAGGAAGGTGCCGAGCGCGTCATCGAGAAGTACAAGGCCGAGTACGAGGCCGTGATTGCCAAGTACCGTCCGCGTCTCGAGGGCAAGCGGGTGATGCTGTACGTGGGCGGCCTGCGTCCCCGTCACGTGATCGGTGCCTACGAGGACCTGGGCATGGAGGTGGTGGGTACCGGCTACGAGTTCGCCCACAACGACGACTACGACCGCACCATCAAGGAGATGGGCAACGCCACCCTCATCTACGACGACGTCACCGGCTTCGAGTTCGAGGAGTTCGTCAAGAAGGTGAAGCCCGATCTCATCGGCTCCGGCATCAAGGAGAAGTACATCTTCCAGAAGATGGGCATCCCCTTCCGCCAGATGCACTCCTGGGACTACTCGGGTCCGTACCACGGCTACGACGGCTTCGCCATCTTCGCCCGCGACATGGACATGACCCTGAACAATCCCTGCTGGAGCAAGCTGAAAGCGCCCTGGCAGAAGGCCTCCGAGCAGGCCGAAGCCGCCGCCGCAAGCGCGTAA
- the nifK gene encoding nitrogenase molybdenum-iron protein subunit beta: protein MSQSVENIKPSYPLFRADEYKETLSNKQKLFEERHPQEKIDEVFQWSTTEEYQELNFKREALTVNPAKACQPLGAVLCALGFEKTLPYVHGSQGCVAYFRSYFNRHFKEPVSCVSDSMTEDAAVFGGQKNMFDGLANAKALYKPEMIAVSTTCMAEVIGDDLNAFIGNAKKEGHIEEDFPTPFAHTPSFVGSHTTGWDNMFEGTIRYFTLNHMEGKEVGSNGKINLVPGFETYLGNFRVLRRMMEEMGVGYSLLSDPSEVLDTPADGQFRMYDGGTGIDEVKDAPNAHTTFLLQPWQLVKTKKYVETTWNHEVPKLGVPMGLEATDEFLMKVSEITGKPIPASLTRERGRLVDMMTDSHAWLHGKKFALYGDADFLLGMVKFLLELGAEPTHILCSHANKRWKKAVEALLASSPYGASGKVYIGADLWHLRSLMFTDKPDFLIGNSYGKFIQRDTLHKGKEFEVPLIRIGFPIFDRHHLHRMTTWGYEGAMYLLTTLVNAVLERLDEETRGMGTTDYNYDLIR from the coding sequence ATGAGCCAGAGTGTCGAGAACATCAAACCCAGCTACCCGCTGTTTCGTGCCGACGAATACAAGGAGACCCTCTCGAACAAGCAGAAGCTGTTCGAGGAGCGTCATCCCCAGGAGAAGATCGACGAGGTGTTCCAGTGGAGCACCACCGAGGAGTACCAGGAGCTCAACTTCAAGCGTGAGGCACTGACCGTCAACCCCGCCAAGGCGTGCCAGCCGCTCGGCGCGGTGCTGTGCGCCCTGGGCTTCGAGAAGACCCTGCCCTACGTGCACGGCTCCCAGGGTTGCGTGGCCTACTTCCGCAGCTACTTCAACCGTCACTTCAAGGAGCCGGTCTCCTGCGTCTCCGACTCCATGACCGAGGACGCGGCGGTGTTCGGCGGCCAGAAGAACATGTTCGACGGCCTCGCCAACGCCAAGGCGCTGTACAAGCCGGAGATGATCGCCGTCTCCACCACCTGCATGGCCGAGGTCATCGGTGACGACCTCAATGCCTTCATCGGCAACGCCAAGAAGGAAGGGCACATCGAGGAGGATTTCCCCACCCCCTTCGCCCATACGCCGAGCTTCGTGGGCTCCCACACCACCGGCTGGGACAACATGTTCGAGGGCACGATTCGCTACTTCACCCTCAACCACATGGAGGGCAAGGAGGTCGGCAGCAACGGCAAGATCAACCTGGTGCCGGGCTTCGAGACCTACCTGGGCAACTTCCGGGTCCTCCGCCGGATGATGGAGGAGATGGGCGTCGGCTACTCCCTGCTCTCCGATCCGAGCGAGGTGCTCGACACCCCCGCCGACGGCCAGTTCCGCATGTACGACGGCGGCACCGGCATCGATGAGGTGAAGGACGCCCCCAATGCCCACACCACCTTCCTGCTGCAGCCCTGGCAGCTGGTGAAGACCAAGAAGTACGTGGAGACCACCTGGAACCACGAGGTGCCCAAGCTCGGCGTCCCCATGGGCCTGGAGGCCACCGACGAGTTCCTGATGAAGGTCTCGGAGATCACCGGCAAGCCCATCCCGGCGTCGCTCACCAGGGAGCGCGGCCGCCTGGTGGACATGATGACCGACAGCCACGCCTGGCTGCACGGCAAGAAGTTCGCCCTCTACGGTGACGCCGACTTCCTGCTGGGCATGGTGAAGTTCCTGCTGGAGCTGGGCGCCGAGCCGACCCACATCCTCTGCTCCCACGCCAACAAGCGCTGGAAGAAGGCCGTGGAGGCACTGCTGGCTTCCTCGCCCTACGGCGCGAGCGGCAAGGTCTACATCGGCGCGGACCTGTGGCACCTGCGCTCGCTGATGTTCACCGACAAGCCGGACTTCCTCATCGGCAACAGCTACGGCAAGTTCATCCAGCGCGACACGCTGCACAAGGGCAAGGAGTTCGAGGTGCCGCTCATCCGCATCGGCTTCCCGATCTTCGACCGCCACCACCTGCACCGCATGACCACCTGGGGTTACGAGGGCGCCATGTATCTCCTGACCACCCTGGTCAACGCAGTGCTGGAGCGGCTCGACGAGGAGACCCGCGGCATGGGCACCACGGACTACAACTACGACCTGATCCGCTGA
- the nifT gene encoding putative nitrogen fixation protein NifT: MANIMIRRGEGGEYVFYLPKRDLEDTITSMEFDDPEKWGGTIKLNNGGSYYIEPQPAPERLPYSVRARRLDAAE; encoded by the coding sequence ATGGCCAACATCATGATCCGTCGCGGCGAAGGTGGCGAGTACGTGTTCTACCTGCCCAAGCGCGACCTCGAGGACACCATCACCTCGATGGAGTTCGACGACCCGGAGAAGTGGGGCGGAACCATCAAGCTCAACAACGGCGGCAGCTACTACATCGAGCCGCAGCCGGCGCCGGAGCGACTGCCCTACTCAGTACGCGCCAGGCGCCTCGACGCCGCGGAGTGA
- a CDS encoding 4Fe-4S binding protein, producing MALKIVASLCTACTDCEPVCPTKSIKPFKGVFKIEEETCTECEGEFDSPQCLDVCMEDGCIVPA from the coding sequence ATGGCCCTGAAGATCGTTGCATCCCTGTGCACCGCCTGCACCGACTGCGAGCCGGTGTGCCCCACCAAGTCCATCAAGCCCTTCAAGGGTGTCTTCAAGATCGAGGAAGAGACCTGCACCGAGTGCGAAGGGGAGTTCGACAGCCCCCAGTGCCTCGACGTGTGCATGGAGGACGGCTGCATCGTCCCCGCCTGA
- a CDS encoding dinitrogenase iron-molybdenum cofactor biosynthesis protein, with the protein MSDQPISRELALRIGLAARHLPDTEPARLLRVLAELVGLPPSEEKLATLRVKEFRSAADGEFNDADTGALKRAVACLRGEEGVEESGLPASEPYAEGDMPVSIRVACASNGGELLDGHFGSCRRFLVYQVSAAEVRLVDVRGVGAAPADADKNDWRAGLIDDCHVLFVASIGGPAAAKVVKREIHPIKRPDGGNARERMEQLRDVIAGSPPPWLAKAMGQDAEARVRFEREAEEA; encoded by the coding sequence ATGAGTGACCAACCCATCTCCCGGGAGCTGGCGCTGCGCATCGGCCTGGCCGCGCGCCACCTGCCCGACACCGAACCCGCCCGGCTGCTCCGGGTACTGGCGGAGCTGGTGGGCCTGCCCCCCAGCGAAGAGAAGCTCGCCACCCTCAGGGTGAAGGAGTTCAGGAGCGCGGCCGACGGCGAGTTCAACGACGCCGACACCGGAGCGCTCAAACGCGCGGTGGCCTGCCTGCGTGGCGAGGAGGGCGTGGAGGAGTCGGGTCTGCCGGCCAGCGAGCCCTATGCCGAGGGCGACATGCCCGTGTCCATCCGGGTGGCCTGCGCCTCCAACGGCGGCGAGTTGCTGGACGGCCACTTCGGCTCCTGCCGGCGCTTTCTGGTCTACCAGGTGTCGGCCGCGGAGGTGCGCCTCGTGGACGTGCGCGGAGTCGGTGCGGCGCCCGCGGATGCGGACAAGAACGACTGGCGCGCCGGCCTCATCGACGATTGCCACGTGCTCTTCGTGGCCTCCATCGGCGGACCCGCCGCCGCGAAGGTGGTGAAGCGCGAAATCCACCCCATCAAGCGTCCCGACGGCGGCAACGCCCGCGAGCGCATGGAGCAGCTGCGCGACGTGATCGCCGGCTCGCCCCCGCCCTGGCTCGCCAAGGCGATGGGCCAGGATGCCGAGGCGCGGGTACGTTTCGAGCGCGAAGCGGAGGAGGCGTAG
- a CDS encoding DUF6129 family protein, translating to MIESADLDRIVERAAVTGLDEALVARLRGEWPGVHFTWCSDDDIQGPPPVRERPGFNLYLVDSRDHCLRLTGDAAVATGVVLASVEPE from the coding sequence ATGATCGAGAGCGCCGACCTGGATCGGATCGTGGAGCGGGCGGCGGTGACCGGGCTCGACGAGGCGCTGGTGGCGCGGCTGCGCGGCGAGTGGCCCGGCGTGCACTTCACCTGGTGTTCGGATGACGACATCCAGGGGCCCCCGCCCGTGCGCGAGCGGCCCGGATTCAACCTCTACCTGGTGGACAGCCGCGATCACTGCCTGAGGCTGACGGGTGACGCAGCGGTCGCCACCGGCGTCGTGCTGGCCTCGGTGGAGCCGGAGTAG